A region of Photobacterium sanguinicancri DNA encodes the following proteins:
- the luxO gene encoding quorum-sensing sigma-54 dependent transcriptional regulator LuxO, which produces MVEDTASVAALYKSYLNPLGLQVDIVGTGQEALDMIALAVPDLILLDLRLPDMTGMAVLESVRRDYGNVPVVIMTAHGSIDVAVEAMRYGAQDFLIKPCEADRLRITVNNALKQEQKTSKSTESKQGGAQYQGFIGNSLPMQAVYRVIESAASSKATVFITGESGTGKEVCAEAVHAASPRNDKPFIALNCAAIPKELIESELFGHMKGAFTGASTERQGAVELAHKGTLFLDELCEMDLDLQSKLLRFIQTGTYQKVGSSKTQVVDVRFVCATNRDPWMEVQEGRFREDLYYRLHVIPVTLPPLRERGDDVIEIAHALLALMSLEETKNFSRFEDQVINFFNQYNWPGNVRELQNVIRNIVVLNDSDEVSLAMLPPQLKLRNGVEIASEQEAVSPTPMAKQQLMPVGGDERQIIEPLWIVEKRAIETAIDACNGNIPRAAGLLEVSPSTIYRKLQTWQEVAGSK; this is translated from the coding sequence ATGGTTGAAGATACAGCATCTGTTGCAGCGCTGTATAAATCATATCTTAATCCACTTGGCCTTCAGGTTGATATTGTCGGTACAGGGCAGGAAGCACTGGACATGATCGCATTAGCGGTGCCGGATCTTATTTTACTCGATCTTCGCTTACCCGATATGACGGGTATGGCAGTACTTGAGTCTGTACGGCGCGATTATGGCAATGTTCCAGTGGTGATCATGACTGCTCATGGTTCTATTGATGTCGCTGTAGAAGCGATGCGTTATGGCGCGCAAGATTTTTTGATTAAGCCATGTGAAGCCGATCGACTACGTATCACGGTGAACAATGCACTTAAGCAAGAGCAAAAAACAAGTAAAAGCACCGAGTCTAAGCAGGGGGGCGCGCAGTACCAAGGTTTTATTGGCAATAGTTTACCGATGCAAGCAGTCTACCGAGTGATTGAGTCTGCGGCTTCAAGTAAAGCGACGGTTTTTATTACCGGTGAAAGTGGTACAGGTAAAGAAGTCTGCGCTGAGGCTGTTCATGCGGCCAGTCCACGTAATGACAAGCCGTTTATTGCCTTAAATTGTGCCGCTATTCCGAAAGAGCTTATTGAAAGTGAATTGTTTGGGCATATGAAAGGGGCATTTACAGGGGCCTCTACCGAACGACAAGGTGCTGTTGAGCTTGCACATAAAGGGACTCTCTTCCTCGATGAGCTATGTGAAATGGATCTGGACTTACAAAGTAAGCTACTTCGCTTCATTCAAACGGGGACGTATCAAAAAGTGGGGTCGTCCAAGACGCAGGTGGTCGATGTTCGTTTTGTTTGTGCAACTAACCGAGATCCTTGGATGGAAGTACAAGAAGGGCGTTTTCGTGAGGATTTATACTATCGTCTTCATGTTATTCCCGTGACGTTACCGCCATTACGTGAACGGGGCGATGATGTTATAGAGATTGCGCATGCTTTGTTGGCTTTGATGTCGTTAGAAGAAACTAAAAACTTCAGTCGCTTTGAAGATCAAGTGATTAATTTTTTCAATCAATACAATTGGCCGGGTAATGTTCGTGAACTACAGAATGTTATTCGTAATATTGTCGTGCTTAATGACAGCGATGAAGTGTCATTAGCGATGTTGCCACCTCAGCTTAAATTGAGAAATGGCGTTGAAATTGCATCAGAGCAAGAAGCCGTTTCGCCAACACCGATGGCGAAACAACAATTAATGCCTGTGGGTGGTGATGAGCGGCAAATTATAGAACCACTATGGATTGTCGAAAAAAGGGCAATTGAAACTGCCATTGATGCCTGCAACGGCAATATCCCACGCGCAGCGGGTTTACTGGAAGTAAGTCCATCTACCATTTATCGAAAATTACAAACCTGGCAAGAAGTCGCGGGTAGTAAATAG
- a CDS encoding Hpt domain-containing protein, protein MATAINADTIKRLADEVGHETVSLLFNVFSDELHQYLHQLSDKPSVNQVGEISHAIKSSAASFGADELAAMAQECESRVKQGQDEWMTNHLPEFRQMVQGMAKEYKALAADDQFIDRIL, encoded by the coding sequence ATGGCGACAGCAATTAATGCAGATACAATTAAGCGACTAGCTGATGAAGTTGGTCATGAAACAGTCTCGCTCTTATTTAATGTGTTCAGTGACGAACTGCACCAATATTTACATCAACTTTCAGATAAACCGTCTGTAAATCAAGTGGGTGAAATTAGCCATGCCATAAAAAGCAGCGCTGCAAGTTTTGGGGCGGATGAATTAGCGGCAATGGCACAAGAATGTGAATCACGCGTCAAGCAAGGTCAAGATGAATGGATGACAAACCATTTGCCTGAATTCAGACAAATGGTGCAAGGTATGGCAAAAGAATATAAAGCCTTAGCGGCTGACGACCAGTTTATCGATCGCATTCTTTAG
- the yvcK gene encoding uridine diphosphate-N-acetylglucosamine-binding protein YvcK — MTNSTSKNSTKIVAIGGGHGLGRMLSALSDYGSQVTGIVTTTDNGGSTGRIRACQGGIAWGDTRNCINQLITEPSVGSMIFEYRFKGTGELSGHNLGNLMLTALDNMSIRPLDAINLIRDMLKVETHIVPMTEHPADLSAMTPTGEIIHGETSVDELSEVPQRLYVEPAVPATKEAVLAIEDADLILLGPGSFLTSVMPPLLLKEIAAALKASSARIIFITNLDNEKGPAGMMSLETMLHWCERAMGGRYVDGIITETNLSNIPPRYEQFVEDLAASNHNWRHDRTKLKNAIDKLVVSR; from the coding sequence ATGACAAATTCCACATCTAAAAATTCGACTAAGATCGTTGCCATTGGTGGCGGCCATGGTTTAGGCCGTATGCTATCTGCGTTGTCAGACTATGGTTCTCAGGTCACTGGTATTGTTACTACCACAGATAATGGCGGCTCTACTGGCAGGATCCGTGCTTGTCAGGGTGGTATTGCATGGGGTGATACCCGTAATTGTATCAATCAATTGATCACCGAGCCGTCAGTCGGCTCAATGATTTTTGAATATCGCTTCAAAGGAACGGGTGAGCTAAGTGGTCATAACTTAGGTAACTTGATGCTAACAGCATTAGATAACATGAGTATTCGCCCTTTAGATGCCATCAATCTTATTCGTGACATGCTAAAAGTTGAAACGCATATTGTGCCAATGACAGAGCACCCTGCGGATTTATCAGCCATGACACCAACGGGTGAAATTATCCATGGTGAAACCAGCGTAGATGAATTAAGTGAAGTGCCTCAACGTTTATATGTTGAGCCAGCGGTACCCGCCACAAAGGAAGCGGTTCTAGCCATAGAAGATGCCGACCTTATATTACTTGGCCCTGGTAGCTTTTTAACCAGTGTTATGCCGCCATTACTGCTAAAAGAAATTGCAGCAGCTCTTAAAGCCTCTTCTGCGCGTATTATCTTTATTACAAACTTAGATAATGAAAAAGGCCCAGCAGGAATGATGAGCCTAGAAACGATGCTGCACTGGTGCGAACGTGCAATGGGTGGTCGTTATGTTGATGGTATTATCACAGAAACCAACCTATCAAACATTCCACCACGCTATGAACAGTTTGTGGAAGATCTTGCGGCCAGCAACCATAATTGGCGACATGACCGCACAAAACTAAAGAATGCGATCGATAAACTGGTCGTCAGCCGCTAA
- a CDS encoding LON peptidase substrate-binding domain-containing protein produces the protein MANLIPVLFQKRHVLPKGKMPMRVAPGSQMESFKHALTSDIGFGVCMIDDNNSSHYTQIGTRVTVEDFDTSKNDGALIATLYAHENFCIKSLEQHDEDGAIFADFKSLPQWPETEIANDQQLLADKLQIMFDKYPELAGLHQHKEFNNLSWLCQRWLEILPVPAQEKQALINTPNCLDTCDYLMSMMLEPH, from the coding sequence ATGGCTAATTTAATCCCAGTATTATTCCAAAAACGTCACGTGTTACCTAAAGGGAAGATGCCAATGAGGGTTGCTCCAGGATCGCAAATGGAATCCTTTAAGCACGCTCTTACCTCTGATATTGGTTTTGGTGTTTGTATGATTGACGACAATAACTCATCGCATTACACCCAAATTGGTACACGAGTAACCGTGGAAGATTTTGACACATCCAAAAACGACGGCGCTTTAATCGCAACCTTATATGCACATGAAAACTTCTGCATAAAATCACTTGAACAGCATGATGAAGATGGGGCAATTTTTGCAGATTTTAAGTCTTTACCACAATGGCCTGAAACGGAAATCGCAAATGACCAACAGCTGCTCGCGGACAAACTGCAAATCATGTTTGACAAATACCCAGAACTTGCTGGTCTTCATCAACACAAAGAATTTAATAACTTGAGCTGGCTCTGTCAGCGCTGGTTAGAAATATTGCCCGTACCGGCGCAAGAGAAACAAGCATTGATCAATACGCCTAATTGCTTAGATACTTGTGATTATCTGATGAGCATGATGCTAGAACCACATTAG